Proteins encoded by one window of Clostridium perfringens:
- a CDS encoding AraC family transcriptional regulator produces MQILWKKYVKENFEMNVDECGIEQGIPGLGYNYEVLKNAVIHYVTKGYGTFKFNGKVFNLKQGDIFILLKGMQVEYVASIDDPWEYYWIGFSGSNANEYLNRTSITNSCVANCEENSKIPQIILNMCEISKTYNPSRSDDILLLKELYSLLYALIEEFPKPFEYKDKELHTYIQDALNFINSNYMHSITVQEIADYVNLSRSYLYKMFIKNLGISPQRYLINLRMYKATLLLKGTKLPIGEVASSVGYSDSLLFSKTFSKHFSMSPLNYRNNQVNKTSI; encoded by the coding sequence ATGCAAATATTGTGGAAAAAGTATGTTAAAGAAAACTTTGAAATGAATGTAGATGAATGTGGTATAGAACAAGGTATACCAGGATTAGGATATAACTATGAAGTATTGAAAAATGCCGTTATTCATTACGTAACTAAGGGATATGGGACTTTTAAATTTAATGGTAAGGTATTTAACTTAAAACAAGGTGATATCTTTATACTACTAAAAGGTATGCAAGTTGAGTATGTGGCTTCTATTGATGATCCTTGGGAATACTACTGGATAGGCTTTAGTGGTTCAAATGCTAATGAATATTTAAATAGAACTTCTATTACTAACTCTTGTGTTGCTAATTGTGAAGAAAACTCAAAAATTCCACAAATAATATTAAATATGTGCGAAATATCAAAAACTTATAATCCTTCAAGATCTGATGACATACTATTACTAAAGGAACTTTACTCATTATTGTACGCACTTATAGAAGAATTCCCAAAACCCTTTGAATACAAAGATAAGGAATTACACACATATATTCAAGATGCCCTTAATTTCATTAATTCTAATTATATGCATAGCATAACCGTTCAAGAAATTGCTGATTATGTAAACTTAAGCAGAAGTTATTTATATAAAATGTTCATAAAAAATCTTGGAATTTCTCCTCAAAGATATTTAATAAATCTTAGAATGTACAAAGCCACTCTTTTACTAAAAGGCACTAAACTTCCCATAGGTGAAGTTGCAAGTAGTGTAGGCTATAGTGATTCACTATTATTTTCAAAAACTTTTTCAAAACATTTTTCAATGTCTCCACTAAATTACAGAAATAATCAAGTAAATAAAACAAGTATATAA
- a CDS encoding MFS transporter, with amino-acid sequence MDTLINKKVEKKEDVSIKTLITYSMGSLGNNMIYALISSYLLIFLTDSFKVGAAAIGTLFLVARIIDAITDPIMGVIVDNTNTKIGKSRPYLFIVPIFMGIATIMCFSAPDLSYSGKIIWIYIAYIFWGISFTAMDIPYWSLSANITRSSSGKTKIVTSARTVAYVGNFIILTSTIPLVSIIGNWQTVAIIYVCFATIFTWVTAFGIREIKDNVAKKKEKQGFKQFINLLKTNKPLRIVLLSMLVLELSGAIKNTISIYYVKYNFNAEMMIPVVSSVGMGASILGGIMSPFLTKKLGKRNTALLGLLAGAAGSFLVFLLSYSSLPLMIVINFISGIFDGAGYITLTSMVADCVEYGEWKTGKRSEGMIFSLNIFKSKIASAIGGSLCGYILAYIGYTANESQSTFTLNGIHLIQTLVPCAIVIISFMLLRRYNLSEAEYEAIVDDLKNGVTRIG; translated from the coding sequence GGAAGTTTAGGAAATAATATGATATACGCATTGATTAGTTCCTACCTTTTAATCTTTTTAACAGATAGTTTTAAAGTAGGGGCAGCTGCCATAGGAACCTTATTTTTGGTGGCAAGAATTATAGATGCAATAACAGACCCTATAATGGGGGTTATAGTTGATAATACTAATACTAAAATCGGAAAGAGTAGACCCTATTTATTTATCGTTCCTATTTTCATGGGAATAGCAACAATTATGTGTTTTTCAGCACCAGATTTAAGTTATAGTGGTAAAATAATATGGATATACATAGCATATATTTTCTGGGGAATATCCTTTACTGCAATGGATATACCATATTGGTCATTATCTGCCAATATTACAAGATCTTCATCAGGAAAAACTAAGATTGTTACATCAGCAAGAACAGTGGCCTATGTAGGTAATTTTATAATTTTAACTTCAACAATTCCGCTTGTATCAATAATTGGAAACTGGCAAACTGTGGCCATAATATATGTTTGCTTTGCTACTATATTTACTTGGGTTACAGCCTTTGGAATTAGAGAAATTAAGGATAATGTGGCAAAGAAAAAGGAAAAGCAAGGGTTTAAACAATTTATAAATCTATTAAAGACAAATAAGCCTTTAAGAATAGTTTTATTATCAATGTTAGTTTTAGAATTAAGTGGAGCAATAAAAAATACAATATCTATATATTATGTAAAGTATAATTTTAATGCAGAAATGATGATTCCAGTAGTTAGTTCAGTTGGTATGGGAGCTAGTATACTAGGTGGAATAATGTCACCATTTTTAACAAAAAAATTAGGAAAAAGAAATACAGCTCTTTTAGGATTATTAGCTGGTGCAGCTGGATCATTTTTAGTATTTTTATTATCCTATTCTTCATTACCTTTAATGATAGTTATAAACTTCATAAGTGGAATTTTTGATGGAGCAGGTTATATTACCTTAACATCAATGGTTGCAGATTGTGTTGAGTATGGTGAATGGAAAACTGGAAAGAGATCAGAAGGAATGATCTTCTCTTTAAATATATTTAAAAGTAAGATTGCCAGTGCTATTGGGGGATCCTTATGTGGATATATCTTAGCGTATATTGGTTATACAGCAAATGAAAGTCAATCTACTTTTACATTAAACGGAATTCATTTAATACAGACTTTAGTTCCATGTGCCATTGTAATAATAAGCTTTATGCTACTAAGAAGATATAATTTATCTGAGGCAGAATATGAAGCTATAGTTGATGATTTAAAAAATGGTGTTACAAGAATAGGTTAA